One segment of Purpureocillium takamizusanense chromosome 7, complete sequence DNA contains the following:
- a CDS encoding uncharacterized protein (COG:H~EggNog:ENOG503NU1I) produces the protein MAQPPQQYGRGGANDDDDEVAPDDVSSPNPVAGAVSHDQDRLPAIVVASGEGNTVDSNFGLGIDGAGDDDDTHDNAMQRPPARPRIPSLLSPPRQAAAKHRKKSEPFLPARGRDSFRGSVVLTRWHTAQGPKDDDWAAENDVPLLLDTEEMASDDDSPSSDDEGGDGKHDIEDADIAAAAAGGDSKRSSQDDSRFFRWFRLCNEHCNTKAKVKKDGRLRITVQETANTGYLAKALGTATQRIAPPGKRAPPRRRIPTPDSIAPQPRLSIVIMVIGSRGDIQPFLKIGKVLKEQYGHRVRVATHPAFRDLVERETGLEFFSVGGDPSELMAFMVKNPGMIPSLQTVRAGEIGKRREAMATMFEGFWRSCIHATDDDKDKANFKLMGDKDPFVADCIIANPPSFAHMHCAEALGVPLHLVFTFPYTPTQAFPHPLASIKKSNVDPGYTNFISYPLVDMMVWQGLGDLVNNFRVNTLSLDPVSTLWAPGATYRLHVPFTYLWSPGLVPKPADWGEEIDVTGFVFLDLAGAFKPDPALVKFLEAGEKPIYIGFGSIVVDDAERFTDMIFDAIEKAGVRALVSRGWGGFGRDDVPDNVFMLGNVPHDWLFPQVKACVIHGGAGTTAIALKCGLPTMIVPFFGDQHFWGNMVGSSGVGPAPVPYRELTSDKLADGMKYLLTDEAKEAAGRIADDIEKDGDGAEKAVLSFQKHLRQYGPTSLRCSLLKNQVGVWHVKGTSIHLGPLAADILVDRGELSWKKLRLLRHMEWNDFVGPGEPFTGLAGSLTETVRDTVVGIGGAPYRIGKTATKRIKGKINKSKKKKREAEDGAAATGSASDQEADRSEKQATRPKAPRKESVVTPGPGEYVTDVTHSVGLTAKAIAMAPVSVALALAQGFHNAPRLYGDDTVRRPTRVTGFRSGLVASRRELVYGFYDGITGVVRLPARGAKAGGFGGFVKGTAMGLGGLVLKPISAVVGPVGFTLQGVAKQADRWRRQPHKLIRRARIRQGQRETQALRPDELQRTRDQVVDGWHTMKQLERAVVEAERRHGIAGHIDHLTLDTSIMFADADVARWCLAQLRKGAGVDEVLDASFKNKGTARSWKPLGRVATDKKVVAAAAAHSSADNKAGKAAVVNGQRSSTERMATDGKGGGNTPKDNNNNNKEPRGLHAPAAPPPPAHLKQDAATNGSKETAPTGPTAPPTEQAALLQEKQQVAAAAAAAAAADANATMTNGETAPVAAA, from the coding sequence atggCGCAACCGCCGCAGCAAtatggccgcggcggcgccaatgacgacgacgacgaggtcgccccTGACGATGTGTCGTCGCCGAACCCTgtggcgggcgccgtctccCACGACCAGGACAGACTGCCGGCGATCGTCGTCGCGTCTGGCGAGGGAAACACAGTCGACTCGAACTTTGGCCttggcatcgacggcgctggtgacgacgacgataccCACGACAACGCAATGCAACGGCCACCCGCACGGCCGCGCATCCCGTCGCTGctcagcccgccgcgccaggccgccgccaagcacaGGAAGAAGTCGGAGCCTTTCCTCCCGGCGAGGGGCCGGGACAGCTTCCGCGGCTCCGTCGTCCTGACGAGGTGGCACACGGCCCAGGGccccaaggacgacgactggGCGGCGGAAAACGAtgtgccgttgctgctggaCACGGAGGAGATGGCCTCGGACGACGATAGCCCGTCttcggacgacgagggcggcgatggcaagCACGACATCGAGGACGCAGATatcgctgcggcggcggcgggcggcgactcgaAGAGATCGTCGCAGGATGACTCGCGCTTCTTTCGCTGGTTCCGGCTGTGCAACGAGCACTGCAACACAAAGGCCAAGGTCAAAAAGgacggccgcctgcgcaTCACGGTCCAGGAGACGGCCAACACGGGATACctcgccaaggcgctcggcaCCGCCACGCAGAGGATCGCGCCGCCCGGGaagcgcgcgccgccgcggcgtcgcatCCCCACGCCCGACTCCATCGCGCCTCAGCCTCGCctcagcatcgtcatcatGGTCATCGGCTCGCGGGGCGACATCCAACCCTTCCTCAAGATCGGCAAGGTGCTCAAGGAGCAGTACGGCCaccgcgtccgcgtcgccacGCACCCGGCCttccgcgacctcgtcgagcgcgagacGGGGCTCGAGTTCTTttccgtcggcggcgaccccTCGGAGCTCATGGCCTTCATGGTCAAGAACCCGGGCATGATCCCCTCCCTGCAGACCGTCCGCGCCGGTGAGATCGGCAAGCGccgcgaggccatggccaccatgtTCGAGGGCTTCTGGAGGTCCTGCATCcacgccaccgacgacgacaaggacaaggccaacTTCAAGCTCATGGGCGACAAGGACCCCTTTGTGGCCGACTGCATCATCGCCAACCCCCCTAGCTTCGCGCACATGCActgcgccgaggccctgggcGTGCCGCTGCACCTTGTCTTCACCTTCCCCTACACGCCCACCCAGGCGTTCCCCCACCCCCTCGCCAGCATCAAAAAGTCCAACGTCGACCCCGGGTACACAAACTTCATCTCCTAccccctcgtcgacatgATGGTCTGGCAGGggctcggcgacctcgtcaacaACTTCCGCGTCAACACCCTGTCCCTAGACCCCGTCTCGACGCTGTgggcgccgggcgcgacCTACCGCCTGCACGTGCCCTTCACATACCTCTGGTCTCCCGGTCTGGTCCCGAAGCCCGCGGACTGGGGCGAGGAGATTGACGTGACcggcttcgtcttcctcgacctGGCGGGGGCGTTCAAGCCCGACCCGGCGCTCGTCAAGTTCCTCGAGGCGGGGGAGAAGCCCATATATATTGGTTTTGGGTCCATTGTGgtagacgacgccgagagaTTCACCGATATGATCTTTGACGCCATCGAAAAGGCCGGCGTTCGGGCCCTGGTGTCCCGAGGATGGGGAGGCTTCGGTCGAGACGACGTGCCGGACAACGTCTTCATGCTCGGCAACGTGCCTCACGACTGGCTGTTTCCCCAGGTCAAGGCGTGCGTcatccacggcggcgctggcaccACGGCGATTGCCCTCAAGTGCGGACTGCCGACCATGATCGTCCCCTTCTTCGGCGACCAGCACTTCTGGGGCAACATGGTCGGCAGCTCAGGGGTGGGGCCGGCGCCCGTCCCGTACAGGGAGCTGACCTCGGACAAGCTCGCCGACGGAATGAAGTACCTCCTGACGGATGAGGCCAAGGAAGCGGCGGGGAGGATTGCCGACGACATTGAaaaggacggcgacggcgccgaaaAAGCCGTCCTGTCCTTCCAAAAGCACCTCCGGCAGTACGGACCGACCTCGCTGCGCTGTTCGCTTCTCAAGAACCAGGTCGGCGTGTGGCACGTCAAGGGCACGAGCATCCACCTCGGTCCGCTGGCGGCCGACATCCTGGTCGATAGGGGGGAGCTGAGCTGGAAGAAGCTGCGGCTCCTGCGGCACATGGAGTGGAACGACTTCGTGGGGCCCGGAGAGCCGTTTACGGGTCTCGCCGGGTCGTTGACGGAGACGGTCAGGGACACGGTagtcggcatcggcggcgcgccgtaCCGCATCGGCAAGACGGCTACGAAGAGAATCAAGGGCAAGATCAACaagagcaagaagaagaaacgcgaagccgaggacggcgcggcggcgactggaaGCGCAAGTGATCAAGAGGCCGATCGAAGCGAGAAACAAGCCACGAGACCTAAAGCCCCACGAAAGGAGTCGGTCGTCACACCAGGTCCAGGGGAGTACGTCACCGACGTCACCCACAGCGTCGGCCTGACGGCAaaggccatcgccatggcgcccgtCAGCGTtgcgctcgccctcgcgcagggcTTCCACAACGCGCCGCGCCtgtacggcgacgacacggtgcggcggccgacgcgcgtCACGGGCTTCCGctccggcctcgtcgcgtcGCGCAGGGAGCTGGTCTACGGCTTCTACGACGGCATCACGGGCGTGGTGCGGCTGCCGGCACGCGGGGCCAAGGctggcggcttcggcggcttcgtcaaGGGCACGGCcatgggcctcggcgggctcgtcctcAAGCCCATCTCAGCCGTGGTCGGCCCCGTCGGCTTCACGCTGCAGGGCGTGGCCAAGCAGGCGGatcgctggcggcggcagccgcacAAGCTCATCCGCCGGGCGCGCATCCGCCAGGGCCAGCGCGAGACCCAGGCGCTGCGgcccgacgagctgcagcgcacgcgcgaccaggtcgtcgacgggtgGCACACCAtgaagcagctcgagcgcgccgtcgtcgaggcggagcgTCGTCACGGCATTGCCGGCCACATCGACCACCTGACGCTCGACACGAGCATCATgtttgccgacgccgacgtcgcccgctggtgcctcgcgcagctgcgcaagggcgccggcgtggacgaggtgCTTGACGCGTCGTTCAAGAACAAAGGCACCGCCCGCTCGTGGAAGCCCCTGGGCCGCGTGGCGACGGACAAGAAGgtcgttgcggcggcggcggcgcattcATCTGCGGATAacaaggcaggcaaggcggcCGTGGTCAACGGGCAGAGGTCTTCGACGGAGAGGATGGCCACGGACGGCAAGGGAGGCGGCAACACCCCCAaggacaacaacaacaacaacaaggagCCACGGGGCCTGCacgcgcccgcagcgccacctcctcccgCGCACTTGAAACAAGACGCGGCCACGAACGGCAGTAAGGAAACGGCACCGACGGGACCGACGGCCCCCCCAACGGAGCaagccgcgctgctgcaggagaagcagcaggtcgcagcagcagcagcagcagcagcagcagcagacgcaaACGCCACCATGACGAACGGGGAAACGGCACCCGTGGCGGCTGCGTAG
- the spp2 gene encoding DNA primase large subunit Spp2 (COG:S~EggNog:ENOG503P3FS), which translates to MGEPEKGRIAIKFGTSSASASVSSSARPSPRPRAAPPSSLGKRPRAHALGGASDSDSDGDDRHRGRHEVITGFGAHGAETERERSAREAAKKEFVIARQPNRDWRAEMKAQRSSRRPLPGQEGRRKQSGNQRVETEPADQDKEIKWGLTVKEKKKASDDADEARQEGGDAPGTQPQQGDETQKEPTPERTLDDEAMDALLGRTTKTSKTIIHPAPLTEDDAYRRDAEAAGAASTLEDYEAMPVEEFGAALLRGMGWKGEERAPKPKEVRRRANRLGLGAKELKEDEDLGGWNQGGVQKKKKRPRLDEYRREESRRKEGRRNHEDSYKREREREREGHRDDNNNNRDRQRDYDRHRDRDAHHHHRSRDYDRDRRR; encoded by the coding sequence aTGGGTGAACCGGAAAAGGGCCGCATAGCCATCAAGTTCGGCACAtcgtccgcctccgcctccgtctcctctTCCGCCCGGCCGTCTCCGCGCCCGAGGGCCGCACCGCCATCGAGCCTGGGCaagcggccgcgcgcccacgcactcggcggcgcctccgactccgactccgacggcgacgaccgccaCCGCGGGCGCCATGAGGTCATCACAGGGTtcggcgcgcacggcgcgGAGACGGAGCGCGAGCGGAGCGCGAGGGAGGCCGCGAAGAAGGAGTTTGTCATTGCGCGCCAGCCCAACCGCGACTGGAGGGCGGAGATGAAGGCGCAgcggagcagcagacggCCGCTGCCTGGCCAGGAAGGGAGGCGGAAGCAGAGCGGAAACCAGCGCGTCGAGACCGAGCCGGCGGACCAGGACAAGGAGATCAAATGGGGGTTAACCGTCaaggaaaaaaagaaggCGAGCGACGATGCGGATGAGGCCCGGCAGGAAGGCGGGGACGCCCCCGGGACCCAACCACAACAAGGCGACGAGACACAAAAAGAGCCGACTCCCGAGCGGacactcgacgacgaggcaatGGACGCCCTGCTCGGGCGCACCACCAAGACATCCAAGACCATCATCCACCCCGCGCCGCtgaccgaggacgacgcctaccgccgcgacgccgaggccgccggcgccgcgtccacgcTCGAGGACTACGAAGCCATGCCCGTGGAGGAgttcggcgccgcgctcctccgcggcatgggctggaagggcgaggagcgcgcccccaagcccaaggaggtgcgccgccgcgccaaccgccttggcctcggcgccaaggagctcaaggaggacgaggacctcggcggcTGGAACCAAGGAGGCgtgcagaagaagaagaagcgaccCCGGCTGGACGAGTATCGCCGCGAGGAGAGCCGCCGCAAGGAAGGCCGGCGCAACCATGAGGACAGTTACAAGagggagcgcgagcgcgagcgcgagggtcatcgcgacgacaacaacaacaacagggACAGGCAGAGAGACTACGACAGGCATAGGGATCGGgatgctcatcatcatcaccgaaGTCGGGACTATGACAGGGACAGACGGCGTTGA
- the eaf1 gene encoding RNA polymerase II transcription elongation factor SpEAF (COG:K~BUSCO:EOG09261DG0~EggNog:ENOG503NWQ0): protein MTEVGPSDLSRLLQTKRNECSAIVTSRKRKLRELFAVATQVDPLPDHALANPDAPAATPAEWQFLQASDILQGKTLNEVNIPARPRLSLERLKRSLAEFNKIAAPLNAASPSAPGLADARTAKVRKQAPSEDAPVVPNGEGLPVATPNATPIPSAKLAPTPTPTPTPTPPSQQDSTRSLPQGQKNAGVAPVQQSRHDDGTAQAGRGVAGPNSKGTQQGQRTAQVAFPPGTKGSPSADAASVVDGSTGKPASALDAKRDADASNTHRDTNGALSIKLPTDVAKISEAVSTPGSTAASATTPAPHESSTDTSPDNDGPRSLDVAGQREQDEDAVAKGLLTVSDPLDQSQTPEAQLFRESVRRSAETSNSATKTSPIAPMPTAPRPADETKARPISKPESKPASAAAGPEQLPVSTGAPRITEVPDSEGGSPDEMDIDVPENVPAQESKVLASREPNIPTQEAPALPPTRKESMREQSQDIAPERAVTRVSSGAMRLKSVTEIVGGAGRQAQGSDREPTTKTAHDQLTPVTSTPQSPASRIRTAGLSRKDRQKGQTSTVLFGKQPKRVEDRALVPGHKDSLQASDDYYTPLFVQNFSGSPNWMQPLERILFQANKTISTPDAHLVIQDHQACRVLRRVYHLQQHDKWSLRQPKRCPEPTRPASQQDVLLQEMKWMRTDFREERKWKMAVARNLAHACAEWLEATPEVRKTLQVAAVIPPKTQLADGDVPMVDAEAPADSQSTPELVSSGDVDSPQNIDEIVEDLVETVAPSAIFTLQEDDVVFGLRRTPAADKLLEELPMYGPPLQVPKVDIAGPEYDPDAHWKRSALPLSKYVEGEMKLALPGPPRSRGRFAYTDEDSDDADEGGFVADQLVHTFKLPPTTDEVSLFHPDSKHIRDRLHAGHQFRPPSEHAMPTQSFFEARNPSQWTLTEDDELRGLVREFSYNWSLISSMLSTRSLFSAGAERRTPWECFERWINLEGLPADMQKTQYFKSYNGRIEGAQRVIAQQNQIAAQQASASGGAVTPVRRRPSVPMRVERRRNQRHLTMIDAMRKLAKKRETAVQKQQHSASQSNANKKTNDNVSQRPAKTPRDYSLMRWERDQALAEKMAQYAQRQELQRRAAIAARAQQGQGGAAAAAAGAQGQNANHPGANPGVNGGPRPISNQLAAAAAAVAASQGRQRMQIQPPANNVGAMQGQMNGGLSAPAQMNGTPQAQQMQGMQGQHRMPMPNQQPDASLMLRAQRISEQQRAAVQIQQAQHHQPQQQQANGGTPGPTGPHHSPPMRNGINGMTQQNFMNNAQAIMASYNAAAAANAGGHSSPPPPNGLHMPSAAAAASPGQRPHPQLPPAIAVQLQHLETSFRAKNPNLTPEQARQLATEHLTRAMVAQRQNAMNAAAGASGQPGIANSIAAATSSPHQYAALLRQQQQQQAQAQAQAQAQQQQAQQQQLQQQQQHGQPQHHQQQPQQQPQQHPQAHQIRQQQAHQQKQTPQQTPPQQPQQQPQQQQHQPPLQQQQQQQQQAQRNSVSQAPSTNGTPTPGPASASPVQAHQRAASGSATPSAAGK, encoded by the exons ATGACTGAGGTCGGCCCTTCCGACCTGTCGAGGCTGCTTCAGACCAAGCGTAATGAATGCAG TGCAATCGTGACGTCGCGGAAGCGGAAGCTTCGCGAGTTGTTCGCGGTCGCGACACAGGTCGACCCGCTGCCCGACCATGCCCTCGCTAATCCagacgcgccggcggccacacCGGCCGAATGGCAGTTCCTGCAAGCCAGCGACATCTTACA GGGCAAGACGCTGAACGAAGTCAACATCCCTGCGAGACCCAGGTTGTCGCTCGAACGGCTCAAACGATCGCTTGCCGAGTTCAACAAGATCGCCGCACCTTTGAACGCAGCCTCTCCATCTGCTCCTGGTCTTGCCGATGCGCGAACAGCCAAGGTGAGGAAGCAGGCGCCGTCTGAAGACGCGCCCGTGGTACCGAATGGGGAGGGTCTCCCTGTAGCAACCCCGAACGCGACGCCGATTCCCTCCGCGAAgctggcgccgacgccgacgccgacgccgacgccgacaccgccaTCGCAACAAGACTCGACCCGAAGCCTGCCACAGGGCCAGAAGAACGCGGGCGTCGCTCCGGTACAGCAGTCTCGCCATGATGACGGTACAGCCCAAgcaggccgtggcgtcgCAGGCCCAAATTCGAAGGGGACCCAGCAAGGACAACGCACTGCTCAGGTTGCGTTCCCTCCTGGGACCAAGGGTTCTCCATCAGCAGACGCAGCTTCTGTGGTTGACGGTTCTACCGGCAAGCCGGCGAGCGCTTTGGATGCCAAGAGGGACGCCGATGCATCCAATACTCACCGCGACACCAACGGCGCGCTGTCCATAAAACTCCCAACGGACGTAGCCAAGATTTCGGAGGCCGTGTCCACTCCAGGCTCAACGGCAGCGAGTGCCACAACCCCTGCGCCCCACGAAAGCTCAACGGACACGAGTCCCGACAACGATGGGCCAAGATCATTGGATGTCGCGGGTCAAAGGGAGCAGGATGAggacgccgtggccaaggGTCTGCTGACGGTATCAGATCCGCTGGACCAGAGTCAAACACCCGAGGCTCAACTATTTCGCGAATCCGTGCGACGGAGCGCTGAGACGTCGAATTCGGCGACGAAAACATCGCCAATTGCCCCGATGCCTACAGCACCCCGACCTGCCGATGAGACGAAGGCACGCCCGATTTCCAAACCCGAGTCGAAACCAGCgtccgctgctgccggtCCAGAGCAGCTGCCTGTGTCCACAGGAGCCCCTCGTATTACAGAGGTCCCCGACAGCGAAGGGGGTAGTCCGGATGAGATGGACATCGATGTTCCCGAGAACGTGCCCGCACAAGAGAGCAAGGTTCTGGCTTCACGAGAGCCCAATATTCCCACACAGGAGGCTCCAGCCCTGCCACCGACGCGAAAGGAATCGATGAGGGAGCAGTCGCAGGACATAGCACCAGAACGGGCGGTGACGCGCGTATCGTCCGGTGCAATGCGGTTAAAGTCAGTAACCGAGATCGttggaggcgctgggcgccaGGCACAAGGAAGCGATCGAGAACCCACCACGAAAACAGCCCACGATCAACTGACCCCGGTTACCTCAACTCCTCAATCTCCGGCCTCAAGAATTAGGACGGCTGGTTTATCGCGAAAGGACCGGCAAAAGGGCCAAACGTCGACTGTTTTGTTCGGCAAGCAGCCCAAGCGGGTAGAGGACAGAGCGCTTGTCCCAGGACATAAGGACTCCCTCCAGGCCTCTGACGACTATTACACGCCGCTGTTTGTTCAGAACTTTTCGGGATCGCCCAACTGGATGCAGCCGCTGGAGCGGATCCTGTTCCAGGCGAACAAGACGATATCTACCCCTGACGCCCACCTTGTTATCCAGGATCACCAAGCCTGCCGAGTCCTCCGGAGGGTCTACCACTTGCAACAACATGACAAGTGGTCGCTACGCCAGCCGAAGCGATGCCCTGAACCCACCAGGCCGGCATCTCAACAGGACGTCTTACTGCAAGAGATGAAATGGATGCGGACCGACTTCCGCGAGGAGCGTAAATGGAAGATGGCCGTTGCTCGAAACCTCGCCCACGCCTGCGCGGAATGGCTCGAGGCCACTCCCGAAGTTCGCAAGACACTCCAggtggccgccgtcatcccACCCAAGACAcagctggccgacggcgacgtgccGATGGTTGATGCGGAAGCACCCGCAGACAGCCAATCCACACCAGAGCTTGTATCCTCTGGTGACGTTGACTCGCCCCAGAATATCGATGAGATTGTGGAGGACCTTGTGGAAACGGTGGCTCCCTCCGCCATATTCACTCTGCAAGAGGACGACGTGGTGTTTGGGCTTCGAAGAACACCGGCGGCGGACAAAttgctcgaggagctgcccatGTACGGCCCGCCCTTGCAGGTTCCCAAGGTCGACATCGCTGGCCCTGAGTACGACCCAGACGCGCACTGGAAACGCTCTGCTTTACCGCTGAGCAAATACGTGGAAGGCGAGATGAAGCTAGCACTGCCTGGGCCTCCGCGCAGCCGTGGACGTTTTGCCTACACTGACGAGGATtctgacgacgccgacgagggtgGCTTCGTTGCCGACCAGCTCGTCCACACTTTCAAGTTGCCGCCTACCACGGACGAGGTCTCGCTATTCCACCCCGATTCCAAGCACATCCGAGATCGGCTGCACGCAGGCCATCAGTTCCGGCCACCGTCAGAGCACGCGATGCCGACACAGAGCTTCTTCGAGGCAAGGAACCCGTCGCAGTGGACTCTGacggaggacgacgagcttcGCGGGCTCGTGAGAGAGTTCTCGTACAACTGGTCTTTGATCTCCAGCATGCTGTCCACAAGATCGCTGTTTTCTGCTGGTGCTGAGCGACGGACGCCCTGGGAGTGCTTTGAACGATGGATCAATCTCGAGGGTCTCCCCGCTGACATGCAGAAGACCCAGTACTTCAAATCATACAATGGTAGGATCGAGGGCGCTCAGCGGGTTATTGCCCAGCAGAACCAGATTGCCGCCCAACAGGCCAGCGcgtctggcggcgccgtcacccCGGTGCGACGTAGGCCGTCTGTTCCCATGAGGGTCGAGAGGCGCCGCAACCAGAGGCACCTCACGATGATTGACGCCATGAGGAAGCTCGCGAAGAAGCGAGAGACGGCGGTGCAGAAACAGCAGCATTCGGCCTCGCAAAGCAATGCCAACAAGAAGACCAACGACAACGTCTCTCAGCGGCCAGCCAAGACGCCTCGCGATTACAGCCTCATGAGGTGGGAACGAGATCAAGCCCTGGCGGAGAAGATGGCGCAGTACGCCCAACGACAGGAGCTTCAACGACGCGCTGCGATAGCAGCTCGTGCGCAGCAGGGTCaaggcggtgctgctgctgctgccgccggcgcgcagggTCAAAACGCAAACCACCCAGGCGCCAACCCtggcgtcaacggcggccctcgtcccATCTCGAACcagcttgccgctgccgctgctgccgtcgcggccagccagggccgACAGCGCATGCAGATTCAGCCTCCCGCAAACAACGTCGGTGCCATGCAGGGCCAAATGAATGGCGGGCTCTCTGCCCCGGCGCAGATGAATGGAACGCCTCAGGCGCAGCAGATGCAAGGCATGCAGGGCCAGCACAGGATGCCCATGCCGAATCAGCAGCCGGACGCCAGTCTCATGCTGCGAGCGCAGCGCATctcggagcagcagcgtgctGCCGTCCAGATCCAACAGGCTCAGCATCACCAgcctcaacagcagcaggccaaCGGCGGAACCCCCGGTCCCACGGGGCCGCACCATTCCCCGCCCATGCGCAATGGCATCAACGGCATGACCCAGCAGAACTTCATGAATAATGCgcaggccatcatggcgtcttacaacgccgccgccgccgcaaatgCAGGCGGCCattcgtcgccgccgccgccgaatGGGCTGCACATGCcatctgctgccgccgctgcttcGCCCGGCCAACGCCCGCACCCTCAGCTCCCTCCGGCCATCGCagtgcagctgcagcacctcgagACCAGTTTCAGGGCTAAGAATCCGAACTTGACGCCCGAGCAAGCCCGCCAGCTCGCGACCGAGCACCTCACACGGGCCATGGTAGCTCAGCGGCAGAACGCAATGAACGCCGCTGCGGGTGCGTCTGGACAGCCCGGGATTGCTAACAGCATTGCCGCCGCGACCAGCAGCCCTCACCAATACGCCGCCCTGCTTcgccaacagcaacagcagcaggcccaggcccaggcccaggcccaggctcagcagcagcaggctcagcaacaacagctccagcagcagcagcagcacgggcagccgcaacaccatcaacagcagcctcagcagcagccacaacAGCATCCTCAGGCGCACCAAAttcgccagcagcaggcacaTCAGCAAAAGCAgacgccgcagcagacgcCACCACAGcagcctcagcagcagcctcaacagcaacagcaccaaCCGCCCCtacaacagcagcagcagcagcagcagcaggcacagCGCAACAGCGTAAGCCAGGCTCCCTCCACCAACGGCACACCGACCCCTGggcccgcctcggccagcccggTGCAAGCTCACCAGCGGGCcgcgagcggcagcgccacgccatctgctgctggaaagtga